A genomic window from Arthrobacter globiformis includes:
- a CDS encoding aldo/keto reductase: MSKQPEGTPVEGLKLPISRLVLGTMTFGDTADEATAGRMVEEALDAGITTIDTANAYVGGVTEEMLARLLKGRRDEVILASKAGMPHADHGQHSPLSPEGLRNSVEGSLRRLGVDSIDLFYLHQPDRATPLQDTLRTVADLAAEGKIGALGVSNFAAWQIADVIHVAREVGAPAPVVAQQLYNLVARRVEEEYLEFAATHNVHTMVYNPLGGGLLTGKHSFEAKPSEGRFGDSKLAAMYTQRYWDKQLFDAVSALAGIAEGAGITLAELSLRWLAYRTGVGSMLLGGSKVEQLRSNIAAVAKGPLPEDVSAACDAVGSGLRGPMPAYNR; encoded by the coding sequence ATGAGCAAGCAGCCAGAAGGCACCCCGGTGGAAGGACTGAAGCTTCCCATCTCACGGCTGGTCCTGGGCACCATGACGTTCGGCGACACCGCCGATGAGGCCACCGCCGGACGCATGGTGGAGGAGGCGCTCGACGCCGGCATCACCACCATCGACACCGCCAACGCGTACGTGGGCGGGGTGACAGAGGAGATGCTCGCCCGCCTCCTCAAGGGGCGCCGCGACGAGGTCATCCTCGCCTCCAAGGCCGGCATGCCGCACGCGGACCACGGCCAGCACTCGCCACTGTCCCCGGAAGGGCTGCGCAACAGCGTGGAGGGCAGCCTGCGCCGGCTCGGCGTGGACAGCATCGACCTGTTCTATCTCCACCAGCCGGACCGTGCCACCCCGCTGCAGGACACCCTGCGCACCGTGGCGGACCTGGCGGCAGAAGGGAAGATCGGGGCGCTGGGGGTCTCCAACTTCGCGGCCTGGCAGATCGCCGACGTGATCCACGTTGCCCGCGAGGTGGGCGCGCCCGCCCCCGTGGTGGCGCAGCAGCTCTACAACCTGGTGGCCCGGCGGGTGGAGGAGGAATACCTCGAGTTCGCGGCCACCCACAACGTCCACACCATGGTCTACAACCCGCTCGGCGGCGGCCTGCTCACCGGCAAGCACAGCTTCGAGGCCAAGCCCTCGGAGGGCCGCTTCGGTGATTCCAAGCTCGCCGCCATGTACACCCAGCGCTACTGGGACAAGCAGCTGTTCGACGCCGTCAGCGCCCTGGCCGGCATCGCCGAAGGGGCAGGCATCACCCTGGCCGAGCTGTCCCTGCGCTGGCTCGCCTACCGGACCGGCGTCGGCTCGATGCTGCTGGGCGGTTCCAAGGTGGAGCAGCTGCGCTCCAACATCGCCGCCGTGGCCAAGGGACCGCTGCCGGAGGACGTCAGTGCTGCGTGCGACGCCGTCGGCTCCGGGCTCCGCGGACCCATGCCGGCCTACAACCGCTGA